The following is a genomic window from Platichthys flesus chromosome 13, fPlaFle2.1, whole genome shotgun sequence.
AACAATtcacaaatattttacaaagtggattttcagacattttctttactACACAACATGTGAAGCTGCGGTTTGAGTTCAGTTATATTTCAGTATTAAAAGTGAATTAAAGGCAGAGGACTCCACAGAGTCGATACTgttttttaaaattgtatttattcatcaaaCTTCTTTTCATCTGAAggttaaactgttaaatatgaACAATCGTGATTTCTCTGAAACTATCAAAACGTAAATCATGACGACTGAAAGGTAGAAGCAGTGAGTCGGAGTTTGCAGTGAACTGAAGTCACAGAGTCTTATTGTTGGTGGTTGTGTTTactggtgtttgttttgtcttctcTTCGTCTGCTCTGGATATTGAACATGCTGGTTGTCATAGAGCAGAGCTGATAGCGCCGCTctctgaggagctggagccggCGACGCTCCTcgatcttttatttatttgtgtttgtaaaacTCGGTTTCCAGCGAGACACGAAGAAGCTGCTTCTCTCTTCGGCCTCAAAGCTCCATCAGCCTGATCTCACTTATAGATGTGAGCTTCATTATCCTGGTCGAAAATATCACAAAACTCAATCAAACCTATGTAGTTATCAACTGGGCCCGACTCAGCATTAAGcccattttaaatatgaatattcagcttttcctttttgttcatATGGAATATTCAGGGTCACTGAACGAGGCTAAAATGAGTCTGTGGGTCATCAGTACGAGCGACAACCTTCACGTGCACAGGCACTTGATCCCAGTCCAGTTCCCTGATCGTTGCTGCTGATTCGATGGACGatgtgtgatgtcatgtttcTTGTGGCGCCGCAGGTGGCTGAGAAGATGGGCTTCCCGCCGGCGCTGGTGAACAAGGCGGCGGAGAACATGATGAAACTCTACAACGTGTTCATGAAGTACGACGCCTCCATGTTGGAGATCAACCCCATGGTGGAGGACTCTTCTGGCAtcggtacacacacacacacacacacacacacacacacacacacacatacacactcataccATGACTTCTGAGGACATCAGATTTACTTACATTCATTTTTGGCAGATTTGCTTTaggtatttatatatttatattaaaaccTGGTTTAACCCTAAATGTACTGTTTTCTGTTGGTGGTACTTTGACTCCACTTGGTCGAGTTCCTTCATTAAATACCAGTTAATGTGACACGTTCCCTCGCAGCCTGGGAGACGTGGACATTTAGTCATGAACAatctttaatttgaataaaatgacCAATGACACAGAGCACCTTCATAAACTCAAACTATGACACCAGATGTTTTTGACCTGGACATAGATCATATGATATATATCTGTGAGTACTTCCTGACACTCTGAGGAATCAGTGACAGTTGATTGTTGGTTCAGTGGAGTAAAAGAGAAGTTCAGCATCTGTAGCCGGGGATTGAAAATCTGATTAAATCCTGAGAAGTCTGAACTTGTGATGACAAAGTGAAATTCCTCCAGTTGGACGGAGAAGGAGAATCTGTCGCAGCAGATGGCGCCTGGAAGTGAATCTTCTGCTGTTGACTCTCGTGTCTCTCTGTCAACAGTGATGTGCATGGACGCCAAAATCAACTTCGACTCCAACGCTGAGTACCGCCAGAAGAAGGTGTTCGACCTGCAGGACTGGACCCAGGAGGACCCCCGGGACCGGCAGGCCGCCAAGGCCGACCTGAACTACATCGGCCTGGACGGAACCATCGGCTGCCTGGGTCAGTGAGCGCCGACACCATGAAGCCGAAAtgtctcaatcgccccctggtgtctggctgcagtaatgcgcaaagatttaaaaaatgacacattATTTAACACCAATATTTTTTGTGttaattagttttttaatgatataaaaacctaaacattatgattgacagctgagactgactcctgattggtcgagcatgtgtatcAGAGACCTCCATCCTGCAGCTTTGGAgacgttgtccatctttattgacTGTTTCACATcagaaatatttaaacagcACTCAGGgatcgacctctgacctttcttCTGTTCAGTGAACGGAGCCGGTCTGGCCATGGCCACCATGGACATCATCAAGCTGCATGGCGGCACTCCAGCCAACTTCCTGGATGTGGGAGGCGGAGCCACAGCTCATCAGGTGACCGAGGCGTTCAAACTCATCACGTCTGACAGGAAGGTAAGAAcacgcctgctgctgctgcgagcTAATGTTAGCTTAATGTTAGCATAGCGTAATGGTAGCTAACGCTAGTGTTGATCTGAATATATGAAAATGTGAGTTTGAGCTCATGACAGTTTTTAATTGTGCGCGTTGTGGCCGGTGTCAGGTTCAGGCCATCATGGTCAACATCTTCGGAGGCATCATGAGGTGTGATGTCATCGCTCAGGGCATCATCATGGCTGTGAGAGACCTGGAACTGAAGATCCCCATCGTGGTCCGGTtacaaggtacacacacacacacacacacacacacacacacacacacacacacacacacactgagctggcAGTGTCGGGGGAGAGTTCAGGGTCTTGGTCCAATGGCCTGGAAACATGAACCCAAATGAACTGtagattattgtgtttttaaacacatgTGGACATTTCTCCTGCTGATGAAAAAGGTTATTAAACGACTTCAGAACTGAATCCATCGCTGTTAGAACTTTAACATGTTGGAGCACAgacgtgttgttgtttgtgtttagagCCTAAACGGAGCCGAAGCTCTCCTCAGGGAGTCGGCTCTTTGTTCTGCTTCTTTACACCTGCTCTACAAGGAGACATGGTTTTGTTTCAGTGGTTCTTTCCTATCGAGAGTTATTGTGTGACATTCAAACGGGTTCTTTCAAGCTGATAAATCACTTTTCATGTGAAATCTAAAATCTGGGATTTGTCTTCTAGGAACGAGAGTGGACGATGCTAAAGCTCTGATCGCTGCCAGTCCACTGAAGATCCTCGCCTGCGACGACCTGGACGAAGCTGCCAAAAtggtacacgcacacacacacatgcacacacacacacaccatcagacacacacagacataggcAAACCAGTATCAGGAGCGATCTATTATTAAACCCTTGTTCCCATCGTTCCCCTCGTTTCCTGTCTTAATGCAGTTTAATGAGATTTTATAAAACGGAAGCTAAAATAGAAAAAGTCTGAATAAACAAGATAATAAAAAAGTTGAGAATAAATGATGCAAAGTTAATTTGATAAATAGTCAAAGAGCCGAACTGTAGCGTCAGCTTCACCTGACAGTGATGTGATGGAGGCGGATTCTATTCAGTGTGATGAACGACACAACTCAGCAAAGTTCAGGAGTCGAATAGAGAACGGATTCTGAAAAGGTCGATGTCGTCAGAAATATACtgttattaatattcatgtcTGGAACAGGGAACAAGTAAAGATGAATTTATACAGACGTGACCACAgttctccaaaataaaagcataaaaaaaatatattcatgaaaTATAAACAGAAGCCTGGTTAATGTGGATGTGTatagattttaatatttcagctgAATGCCCTCTCAGTGAGAAGCGTCGGTGGAACTCACGAGATGAACTCACagagtttcttcttctctctcctcaggttGTGAAGCTTTCTGAAATCGTGTCCCTGGCGAAAGAAGCTCAGGTGGACATCACCTTCCAGCTGCCCATCTAGAAACTGgacctcccctctcccccttacttccctctgcctcctccccgGGGACACCCCCCCACTCAGACCCAGGGAACGTTTATGATTTCTCTTCCTGACTCGACACGATGGCAGAACTCCGCTCAGACACGTTTCTCTTTCTCGTCCCCACTTCTCGTTTAACTTATGTTGCTCTTGAGTCCTTACGCACAAACCTTCACCCCCCCGATCTCTGCTTCACGCACACGCCCCCCCACTGTCCCTGCAGTGGAGTCGAGCAGTCGTTACCTTGGTTAGCTCGCTGTGATGAACTGCACGTCTCTGAAGAACCACTGCAGCACGTGGCCGTGCACGTGGCCGTGCACGTGGCCTGACACGGGAACGTGTCTGTCCTGCTGCAGTGAAGTGTGATGCTCAGGACTCAGAGTTTAGAGGAAGTTGTTACTGTCGAGGCTCCAGGTGTAAACAGgtctgcatgttgtgtgtctatTTATTCTCCTTTAGTCTCATGTCACTTTGCCACCGTGTCCCCGTCTGGTCCAAATCCTCTCAGCTGTTTGTTCTCCATCATGTGACGTCAGAGTccaacgtccccccccccccccccccctcctcttcctccagcgcTCCAAACACAAGCCGACATTGTGAGTTGTATGTCATTTATTAAATCTTGTAAATAACCAAACTGATGTTCTTACTGTAAAATATTTATGCTCTTCAAAGAGTACgacaaaggacaaaaaaaataaacgcAGAGAACAACGAgtctgtattttgtgtttcacttgATCTCAGAGCATGTGATCTGTCATGTGACAGGTTCAGGTTTGTCAGTGTGGGCGGAGCCTCTGACTGCTGATCTGACCAATGAGCTGAGGTTTAGTCTTCAGACGACTTCCTGTTGTACTTAAGTCTCTCACAGTctgaacgacacacacacacagacacgcacagacgcacacacagctcTGAAGTTCTTCTCGCCTGCGACACGATGGACATCTTTGATCGTCAGAAGAAAGAAAGGTTCAGTCTGTTTCTGCCTCTTGAGCTTCTTCTCTACGGTGTCTCCATCATGGAGCCTCCCCCCCTCAGTGGCGCCCCCTGCAGACAGTGGGCTCCTGCAGTGGGTGGGCTCAGCGGCTGCCTCAGATTGATAAGCTTCAGTTTGTGCGGCTGCAAGTTCATTTCTGTAAAGGTGAGATAGGTTCTGGGCCGTGGGGGGggtgatgaaaatatgaaaacaactcAAAGGTTCCAGTTTGTtcagagggaagaggggaggagggagagaatgaaaaattctccctctcgctctctctctcattatctctctccctctctctctctgatgactCATGCTGCTGGAACATAAACGTCTTCATACATAAACGTGAACAAGTATTTGTACAGCCTTGATATGTCGTCAATGTCCAAACTGaaataatatgattttattattaCACAGAAAATGTagatttgaacattttcaaaaagcaGCAACGACTTTTTAAATCCCAGCATCTGCAGGTCGGACCAGAGAGTGAAGGTGGAGCAGAGGAGTAGTGTTCACTGCTCCACGCTGGAGATCACACACCAGTTACAGGCTTGAGTTTTAAATTTACATGCTTTGTGTCATTTTAGAGAAAATCTTTTTCTGTCCTTTGAATCGTTTTTAATCCTCAGTCGTCAAAAGCGTCTGAAACAGAATCTGAAATTCTGCGTCTGAGCAACACGTTTATTGAACATTTTatctggtgttttatttttctgcttttgttttgacgATCAGCTGATCCCCCAGCTGCCCCGGCTCTTCCTCCGGTCCCGGGTCTCCGAGGGGCGAGGATGCCGAGGACAAACATCTGGACTGTTGACAAACATCAGTCCAGATGATGGAGCTGTCATCATGACCATGCATGAGCACATCCATATTAATattctaatgtgtgtgtgtgtgtgtgtgtttgtgtgtgtcgacTTCCATTATGTTTGTGGTCGTTTCACCTTTAATATGAATTCTCAACGTCACCTCGTTTATTCCCACGGGCGACTTTTAGGAGCAAGAACTCCGAAGTCGTGTTTCCACAAATAGTCTCTCTGCTCGGCCTCCATCAGTCAGCGCTGGGAGCTCGGCTCTCTGTCACTTCTTCCTCcgagctgcagctcctcggCAGGACGCCGCCGCACACGCTCATTTCGTACCATTTTAAATTCTGGGGGAGATTTAAAATTAGCTCGGCTCTTCATTCAAGTTATTACAGCCTGAAGCAGCTCGGCTCCTGGAGACTGCGTCTGTAGAGCGACGACTCACCGGGGAGCGATGGTGACACCAGTGATTTGTCACAGAGCTGATTTAACACAGGTTCAAACCCTGAGAGTCTCTGATGGAGTGTAGATACAAACACATGCTGCAGCAAACAGGAGTTCATCAGTTTGACCACGGAGGATTCatcgtgttgatgaggtttctaacacgtgacgtgaaacctgaagaacacaaacgtctcaggatgaagaagaggagctggacacgtagaagacgaagacgtcaacttggaaacacgaggagattccagatcttctggtgatgagggccgatgccggtgtggatgagctgtaaacaacaacactgatctgtccacagcagagtttatacgtcgtgtccggcctcctgctgctctacaggctccacctcctgctgctctacaggctccacctcctgctgctctacaggctccgcccctcgcctggtgttcccacatgttcctgttggtgtgaacgagtcggacccgacaacctgctgctgcctcacgAACACAGAATCCAGAGAACGTCCAGACTCGGTTCTCTGGACGTTCTCTGGATTCTCTGAGCAGAAGGAGCAAGGAGCCGAACTTTTCTACGTTTCTAAATCAAAGAACCTGAATTTGTTCATTTGAGATCTTCCTGCTCGTTGATAAAAGGTTTGAAGTAGAATCTGAATTTCTGCTTTAAAGTCCAACAGCAAGAATCTATAGAGAGTTTATTTCCTGGTTGTTGAGTCAGAATGTCTTGGCTCTGAGACCCTCGTCCCCTCTCGTCCACCTTCCAGCTGTAATGGCGTCGTGTCCGTCTGATTGAAGAATAACAACCTGCGGCGCTCTGTCTGATCTGGCGTCCGGCTGATGCTCTGTGTTGAGCGGCTCAGGTGGTTGTTGGGTCCGAGGTTTTATTCCCGTGAGGACGTTGTTTGAAAGGAAACGTGTCCGAGCTGCCGTGTCTTTGTTTCCAGACAAACACAAGATCTGCAGTTTCCTCAGTggtttcatttctttcctctttctgctctgatgtgttttctgatctCAGACCTTTTTATTAAAGCTTCTGCTGCTCGTTGGTCTTCAGATGTGAAACCTGCAAACCGCCGGTGGTAATAAACACAGGAGGAAGATGTTCTGATTGTCAATTGTCgatgatgaagagaaacaaacacagaacatcCCTGAGGTGGTGCTGCCTTCACTGCCTCCGTCAGATCCAGTTTGTTTCATGAAGCCTGAGCTGGATTTAAAACATCACACCAGAGAAACCTCTATCGAGCCCAGCAGGGGGTCTGAACCCGATTCACAGACCTGTGCAGCTTGAATAAGAGTGAACACGACCCGACCATCGGGAATCGAACCTCCAGACATCTCAAGAGATTCACTCTGACTGAAGGGTGAACTGATTCAATtgtgggtcaaaggtcacagtcaaTTCAAAAGTAAAGTATCAGGAACAAGCTGATTTCCTTCATCACTGGACTCGGAGGACGTGAAGAGAATTGGTCTCAAGAGGTCTTCTTCACCTGGactcacagtgacctttgacctcaacaTGCTGTGTCCTCTTGATATCTCaagtttgtctttgttattgtgACTCAATcgttcagaggtcaaaggtcacagtgaggtCATTATGGCTGAATGTAATAGGTCAGATCCCCTGGAGGCTCTGAACCAGcctgtctgtgttttaaatgttcatcTTCAGATGATATCAGATGAACAGCAGGAGCTCCAGGTCGGATCAGATACATTCCTCCCTCCTGTGGTCACAGATCCAACAAAACTCACACTCCCAGAATCCCCTGGGGCGCCTGTTGGGTGACAT
Proteins encoded in this region:
- the sucla2 gene encoding succinate--CoA ligase [ADP-forming] subunit beta, mitochondrial, with the protein product MRSISPQRGNMATSLICGRLTASLRNSGARSAASSASRVLGGSSGLFGGHVSQQHPPHLQQQQRNLSLHEYMSIGLLKEAGISVPEGMVASSSEEAYAVAKQLGSKDLVVKAQVLAGGRGKGTFEGGLKGGVRIVYSPEEARDISSQMIGRKLYTKQTGEAGRICNQVFICERRYPRREYYFAITMERTFQGPVLIGSSQGGVNIEDVAAENPDAIVKEPIDIVEGIKMEQAVKVAEKMGFPPALVNKAAENMMKLYNVFMKYDASMLEINPMVEDSSGIVMCMDAKINFDSNAEYRQKKVFDLQDWTQEDPRDRQAAKADLNYIGLDGTIGCLVNGAGLAMATMDIIKLHGGTPANFLDVGGGATAHQVTEAFKLITSDRKVQAIMVNIFGGIMRCDVIAQGIIMAVRDLELKIPIVVRLQGTRVDDAKALIAASPLKILACDDLDEAAKMVVKLSEIVSLAKEAQVDITFQLPI